The following coding sequences are from one Cryptococcus deuterogattii R265 chromosome 1, complete sequence window:
- a CDS encoding hydroxymethylglutaryl-CoA synthase, which produces MSQFDIPSRPSNVGIHAIEMYFPKRCISEDELEDFDGVSKGKYTLGLGQKYMAFTDDKEDINSLALTVVSNLLKKYNIDPRSIGRLDVGTETIIDKSKSTKTLLMDLFAASGNTDIEGIDSKNACYGSTAALFNTVNWIQSESWDGRNAIVMCGDIAIYKEGSARPVGGMGACAMLIGPDAPLVLEPVHGTYIANTWDFYKPDLTAEYPTVDGPWTIAAYLGALDNAYSTYIDKAEKSRARAAKKLSLSNVSAKASEIADAADKFVNGINGDIEGAGLNGNGHANGENRDQGIAAFDYVCLHSPYGKLVQKGHARLFYNDYLRNPSSPLFANVPESIQSLDKTKTYTDKTVEKAFIGVAAEHYKSAVVPGSDCVARCGNMYTASLYGALASVIANNPEGIEVGKRIGMYAFGSGCAASFFALRVAGSTKEIAEKMQLKERLASMNVRSCQEYVDALKLREENHNAVKYTPQGSLDNIWPDAYYLEGVDELYRRTYLQK; this is translated from the exons GCAAATACACTCTCGGTCTTGGACAAAAATACATGGCTTTCACGGATGACAA GGAGGACATCAACTCTCTTGCCCTGACTGTCGTTTCGAACCTTTTGAAGAAGTACAACATCGATCCTCGTTCAATCGGTCGTCTCGACGTCGGTACAGAGACAATCATTGACAAGTCGAAATCTACTAAAACCCTCTTGATGGACCTCTTTGCTGCTTCCGGCAACACTGATATCGAGGGTATCGACTCCAAGAACGCTTGTTATGGCTCAACGGCCGCCTTGTTCAACACAGTCAACTGGATCCAGTCTGAAAGCTGGGACGGCAGGAATGCGATAGTTATGTGCGGTGACATTGCCATTTACAAGGAGGGAAGTGCAAGGCCTGTCGGCGGTATGGGTGCTTGTGCCATGTTGATCGGCCCCGATGCGCCCTTGGTGCTTGAAC CTGTTCACGGTACTTATATTGCCAACACTTGGGACTTTTACAAGCCTGACCTCACTGCTGAATAC CCCACCGTTGATGGTCCTTGGACTATTGCCGCTTACCTCGGTGCTCTTGACAACGCTTACTCTACCTATATCGACAAGGCCGAAAAGTCTCGCGCTCGAGCCGCCAAGAAGCTTTCTCTCAGCAATGTATCCGCCAAGGCGTCAGAAATTGCCGATGCTGCTGACAAGTTTGTCAACGGTATTAATGGCGACATTGAGGGTGCTGGTCTGAATGGCAACGGCCATGCAAATGGCGAAAACAGGGATCAGGGAATTGCGGCATTTGACTATGTCTGCTTGCACAG TCCCTACGGAAAGCTTGTCCAAAAAGGACACGCTCGTTTGTTCTACAAC GACTACTTGCgcaacccttcttccccgtTATTCGCCAACGTTCCCGAGTCTATCCAATCCTTGGATAAGACAAAAACATACACCGACAAGACTGTTGAAAAGGCCTTTATCGGTGTCGCCGCTGAACACTACAAGTCGGCCGTTGTGCCTGGCTCCGACTGCGTTGCGAGATGTGGTAATATGTACACTGCGTCATTGTACGGCGCACTGGCTAGTGTGATTGCCAACAATCCTGAAGGCATTGAAGTTGGCAAGCGAATCGGCATGTATGCATTTGGTTCCGGGTGTGCGGcgtccttctttgccttaCGGGTTGCCGGCTCTACTAAGGAGATTGCGGAGAAGATGcagttgaaggagaggctGGCGAGCATGAATGTGAGGTCTTGTCAGGAATATGTGGATGCCCTTAAG CTTCGAGAAGAGAACCACAATGCTGTCAAGTACACGCCCCAGGGATCCCTGGACAACATCTGGCCCGATGCATACTATTTGGAGGGTGTGGATGAATTGTACAGGCGAACATATTTGCAAAAGTAG